A single genomic interval of Zingiber officinale cultivar Zhangliang chromosome 4A, Zo_v1.1, whole genome shotgun sequence harbors:
- the LOC121971852 gene encoding serine/threonine-protein kinase D6PKL1-like, with amino-acid sequence MSGCTSEIVETNEDPNLVSYYEESKISSTKLKPNLRNGKCQDMEDELNQLLRAIDLRTTSRVLGPSSHSGFDLLHKNVSKKPLRAGAPRSSGTGMPESVTLKQSLRRLCISQASEMAAMKRLSGASEAVTIERLYASVLVQTNDSDFPQNGEKTNVVEISITPLKVSADSSNKPVLYGELQHVESGNQNVTSVSSSVVPNKPIVTKIRIQDVLQSVPDEAFESTSAARKRDKKGKSVSKPSIFSPQAVTASSNPIVIPRLINSFHRSTLTTNKAKCKPTSVPSGSNKCNEVNKSDTTSCALKLCCPKESITPALGMIDTVRESNTTNIDCGANITISSINTYGSTHVGGVKVSEFSTSQEEGECSHSSKSSTCDYSCSTSFSAESHQSGIIVKGCRPHMSKDVRWVAISHILNQQARLDLSDFKLLKRLGCGDIGTVYLAELVGFECLFALKVMDIDFLVSRKKLLRTQNEREILEMLDHPFLPTLYSHFTTDNLSCLVMEYCPGGDLHVLRQKQPGRSFSEPAARFYAAEVLLALEYLHMLGVIYRDLKPENILVREDGHIMLSDFDLSLRCSVSPTLLRSLDSEESAKKLIGPCVENSCIDPLCLRPYCVQVSCFTPRLMASTAASTGKQKSDMSGQVRLLPQVVVEPTDARSNSFVGTHEYLAPEIIRGDGHGSAVDWWTFGILLYELLFARTPFKGLGNDETLTNVVTQSLSFPENPCVSFHAKDLIRALLAKEPENRLGSVTGAAEIKQHPFFAGINWALIRSAPPPESQSNDFGTPVLIRKKKEGKCLDFRSNRHDVEFELF; translated from the exons ATGTCTGGTTGTACTTCTGAGATTGTTGAGACAAATGAAGACCCAAATTTGGTTAGTTACTATGAGGAATCAAAGATTTCAAGTACTAAGCTCAAACCAAATCTACGAAATGGTAAATGCCAAGATATGGAAGATGAACTCAATCAACTTTTAAGAGCAATAGATCTCAGGACCACATCAAGGGTTCTTGGTCCTTCTAGTCATTCAGGGTTTGACTTGTTGCATAAGAATGTTTCAAAGAAGCCACTCAGAGCTGGTGCACCTCGATCCTCAGGAACAGGAATGCCGGAATCTGTCACCCTAAAACAGTCTTTGAGAAGATTATGCATTTCCCAGGCATCAGAGATGGCTGCTATGAAGAGGTTATCAGGGGCCTCTGAAGCTGTAACAATTGAGAGGCTTTATGCTTCGGTATTGGTTCAAACAAATGACTCTGATTTTCCTCAAAATGGGGAAAAGACAAATGTGGTTGAAATATCCATCACACCTCTGAAGGTATCTGCAGACTCATCAAATAAGCCAGTTCTATATGGTGAGCTGCAACATGTGGAGTCAGGAAATCAGAATGTTACTTCAGTATCCTCATCTGTAGTTCCCAATAAGCCTATTGTAACAAAAATCAGAATCCAAGATGTACTTCAATCTGTACCAGATGAAGCATTTGAAAGTACATCAGCAGCGAGGAAGAGGGATAAGAAGGGCAAATCAGTTTCCAAACCATCCATATTTAGCCCACAGGCTGTAACTGCTTCGAGCAATCCTATTGTGATTCCGCGTTTAATAAACTCATTTCATAGGAGTACTCTCACTACAAATAAAGCGAAGTGTAAACCAACTTCAGTGCCTAGTGGTTCCAACAAATGCAATGAAGTTAATAAAAGTGATACTACTTCATGTGCATTGAAATTGTGTTGTCCCAAAGAATCCATCACCCCTGCACTTGGCATGATTGATACTGTTCGAGAAAGTAACACCACAAACATTGATTGTGGTGCAAACATAACTATTTCCAGCATAAATACCTACGGTAGTACTCATGTTGGTGGAGTGAAAGTAAGTGAATTCTCTACGTCACAAGAGGAAGGGGAGTGCTCCCATAGTTCCAAAAGCAGCACTTGCGATTATAGTTGCAGCACTAGCTTCAGTGCAGAGAGCCATCAGAGTGGTATTATTGTTAAAGGATGTAGACCTCACATGTCAAAGGATGTGAGGTGGGTTGCCATTAGTCACATCTTAAATCAGCAAGCAAGATTGGATTTAAGTGATTTTAAGCTCCTCAAGCGACTTGGTTGTGGAGATATTGGAACAGTTTATCTTGCTGAACTAGTTGGTTTTGAGTGCTTGTTTGCTTTGAAGGTCATGGATATTGACTTTCTGGTTAGCAGGAAAAAATTGCTCAGAACGCAAAACGAAAGGGAAATATTGGAAATGCTAGACCATCCATTTCTTCCTACACTCTACTCTCATTTTACAACAGATAACCTCTCATGTTTAGTTATGGAATATTGTCCAGGTGGTGATTTGCATGTTTTGCGACAAAAACAacctggaaggagtttttctgaGCCAGCAGCTAG GTTTTATGCTGCAGAAGTTCTCCTTGCTTTGGAATACCTGCACATGTTGGGTGTTATTTATCGAGATCTCAAACCAGAAAACATCCTGGTCCGTGAAGATGGTCATATCATGCTCTCTGATTTTGACTTGTCTCTCAGATGCTCAGTGAGTCCCACTCTGCTCAGATCCTTAGATTCAGAAGAGTCCGCAAAGAAGCTCATAGGCCCCTGTGTGGAAAATAGCTGCATTGACCCTCTTTGTCTTCGGCCATACTGTGTTCAAGTTTCTTGTTTCACACCCCGATTGATGGCCTCCACAGCAGCAAGTACAGGAAAACAAAAATCTGACATGAGCGGCCAGGTAAGACTGCTTCCACAAGTTGTGGTGGAGCCCACTGATGCACGCTCCAATTCCTTCGTTGGAACCCATGAATACCTAGCCCCTGAGATCATTCGAGGCGATGGACATGGGAGTGCTGTGGACTGGTGGACTTTTGGGATCTTATTATATGAGTTACTTTTTGCTAGAACACCCTTCAAAGGGCTTGGAAATGATGAAACATTAACCAACGTTGTGACGCAGAGCTTAAGTTTCCCAGAGAACCCATGTGTTAGCTTTCATGCTAAAGATTTGATTAGGGCTCTCCTAGCTAAGGAGCCAGAAAATAGGTTGGGATCAGTCACAGGAGCAGCTGAGATTAAGCAACACCCTTTCTTTGCTGGGATAAATTGGGCACTTATACGTTCCGCTCCACCACCCGAGTCACAAAGCAATGATTTTGGGACGCCTGTGCTTATTCGCAAGAAAAAAGAAGGCAAGTGCCTCGATTTCAGATCGAACAGACATGATGTGGAGTTTGAGTTGTTTTAG
- the LOC121971853 gene encoding uncharacterized protein LOC121971853 codes for MQDQPIIMMDEPSNLKPAKKKKSMKQNGSAAVEVKGDSKEASNLSRRPQKGNKRGLQSDVSHLSGQADRLTSVSFLDPSGLSYVYRQLKHRYLFLEEESFSLDKELDEVDAEVKSLEDEKLALLDQLVVLEGLVDPSEIKRAKIPEGSFQTQKFH; via the coding sequence ATGCAAGATCAACCAATTATTATGATGGATGAACCCTCCAATTTGAAGCCagcaaagaagaagaaatcaatgAAGCAAAATGGCTCTGCTGCAGTTGAAGTCAAGGGAGACTCGAAAGAAGCATCCAATCTATCCAGAAGGCCACAGAAGGGAAACAAGCGAGGCCTGCAAAGTGATGTTTCCCACCTGTCCGGACAGGCCGATCGATTAACTTCTGTTTCATTTCTTGATCCGTCCGGATTGAGTTATGTGTACAGGCAATTGAAACACAGGTATCTCTTCCTGGAGGAGGAAAGCTTCTCACTGGATAAAGAGCTTGATGAGGTGGACGCAGAAGTCAAGTCTCTGGAAGATGAGAAGCTCGCTCTGCTGGATCAGCTTGTCGTCTTGGAAGGTCTTGTCGATCCTTCGGAAATTAAGCGGGCAAAGATACCTGAAGGATCTTTCCAAACTCAAAAGTTTCATTAG